The following proteins come from a genomic window of Triticum aestivum cultivar Chinese Spring chromosome 6A, IWGSC CS RefSeq v2.1, whole genome shotgun sequence:
- the LOC123127270 gene encoding MOB kinase activator-like 1A, whose translation MSLFGLGRNQKTFRPKKSAPSGSKGAQLRKHIDATLGSGNLREAVRLPPGEDINEWLAVNTVDFFNQVNLLYGTLTEFCTSESCPTMTAGPKYEYRWADGVQIKKPIEVSAPKYVEYLMDWIEGQLDNESLFPQKLGTPFPPNFKDVVNTIFKRLFRVYAHIYHSHFQKIVSLKEEAHLNTCFKHFILFTNEFGLIDKKELAPLQELIESIIVPY comes from the exons ATGAGTCTCTTCGGCCTCGGACG GAATCAGAAGACGTTCCGTCCCAAGAAAAGTGCTCCATCAGGCAGCAAG GGGGCACAGCTCCGAAAGCACATAGATGCAACCCTCGGTAGTGGAAACCTTAGGGAAGCTGTGAGGCTGCCTCCTGGAGAGGATATCAATGAATGGCTTGCTGTTAACA CTGTGGACTTCTTTAATCAAGTTAACCTGCTGTATGGCACACTCACAGAGTTCTGCACATCCGAAAGCTGCCCAACAATGACTGCAGGCCCAAA GTATGAGTACCGATGGGCTGATGGTGTACAGATAAAGAAGCCCATAGAAGTGTCAGCACCAAAATACGTGGAGTACCTAATGGACTGGATTGAAGGCCAGCTTGACAATGAATCCTTATTTCCTCAGAAGCTTG GCACACCATTTCCACCCAACTTCAAGGATGTTGTAAACACAATTTTCAAGCGCTTGTTTCGTGTTTATGCCCACATATATCACTCCCATTTTCAGAAGATTGTCAGCCTCAAGGAGGAGGCTCATCTTAACACCTGCTTCAAGCACTTCATTCTGTTTACGAAC GAATTTGGGCTGATTGACAAGAAAGAACTGGCTCCCCTCCAGGAGCTCATCGAATCAATCATCGTTCCATACTGA